In one Mycobacterium heckeshornense genomic region, the following are encoded:
- a CDS encoding glycosyltransferase family 4 protein yields the protein MRIGMVCPYSFDVPGGVQSHVLQLAEVMRARGHVVSVLAPSSPQVCLPEYVVSGGRAVPIPYNGSVARLRFGPATHRRVKRWLADGAFDVLHLHEPNAPSLSMLALNVAEGPIVATFHTSTTKSLTLSVFQGILRPMHEKIVGRIAVSDLARRWQMEALGSDAVEIPNGVDVAAFASAPRLPGYPRAGKTVLFLGRYDEPRKGMSVLLGALPSVVQHFGDVQLLVVGRGDEDELRSQAGELVDHLRFLGQVDDAGKASALRSADVYCAPNTGGESFGIVLVEAMAAGTAVVASELHAFRRVLRDGEAGCLVPVDDPAALGAALVNVLSNDVLRERYIAAGAEAVRRYDWSVVASQIMRVYETVAGSGAKVQVAS from the coding sequence ATGCGGATCGGCATGGTGTGCCCGTACTCGTTCGACGTGCCCGGCGGGGTGCAGTCGCACGTGTTGCAGCTGGCTGAGGTGATGCGCGCGCGCGGGCATGTGGTCAGCGTGCTGGCGCCGTCGTCGCCACAGGTCTGCCTGCCGGAGTATGTGGTCTCCGGTGGCCGGGCGGTGCCCATTCCCTACAACGGGTCGGTGGCCCGGCTGCGGTTCGGCCCGGCGACGCACCGCAGGGTCAAGCGCTGGCTGGCCGACGGCGCCTTCGACGTCTTGCATCTGCATGAGCCGAACGCGCCCAGCCTGTCGATGCTGGCGTTGAACGTGGCCGAGGGCCCGATCGTGGCAACCTTTCACACGTCGACCACCAAATCGCTGACCCTCTCGGTTTTCCAGGGCATCCTGCGGCCCATGCATGAAAAGATCGTCGGCCGCATCGCGGTGTCCGATCTGGCGCGGCGCTGGCAGATGGAAGCGCTGGGTTCGGACGCGGTGGAGATTCCCAACGGCGTCGACGTGGCCGCTTTTGCGTCGGCTCCGCGGCTGCCCGGATATCCGCGGGCCGGCAAGACGGTGCTGTTTTTGGGCCGCTATGACGAGCCGCGCAAAGGCATGAGCGTGCTGCTCGGCGCGCTGCCGAGCGTGGTGCAGCACTTCGGCGATGTGCAGCTGCTGGTGGTCGGCCGCGGCGACGAAGACGAATTGCGCAGCCAGGCAGGCGAATTGGTGGACCACCTGCGTTTTCTGGGTCAGGTCGACGATGCCGGCAAGGCGTCGGCGCTGCGGAGCGCCGACGTGTACTGTGCACCGAACACCGGCGGCGAAAGTTTCGGCATCGTGTTGGTCGAGGCGATGGCCGCCGGCACCGCGGTAGTGGCCAGCGAGCTGCATGCGTTTCGGCGGGTGCTGCGCGACGGTGAAGCCGGCTGCCTGGTGCCTGTCGACGATCCGGCGGCGCTGGGAGCCGCCCTGGTCAACGTGCTGAGCAATGACGTCTTGCGGGAACGCTATATCGCGGCCGGTGCCGAGGCGGTACGGCGATACGACTGGTCGGTGGTGGCCAGCCAGATCATGCGGGTCTACGAGACGGTCGCTGGGTCGGGCGCCAAGGTGCAGGTGGCCAGCTGA
- a CDS encoding phosphatidylinositol mannoside acyltransferase, with translation MISLPGRLKVPGVSRFPLGGVVTDWGYAAGWLLVRAMPEFAARNVFDAGALFAARNGGPEQLRKNLARVVGVPPCDVPGTLMRASLASYARYWREVFRLPTMDHRALARQLHDLVAGKEHLAAALAAGRGAILALPHSGNWDMAGVWLAQTHGRFTTVAERLKPESLYRRFIDYRESLGFEVLPLSGGRRPPFELLCERLADNRVVCLMAERDLTRTGVQVDFFGEPTRMPAGPAKLALETGAALLPVHCWYEKDGWGFEIYPALDCTGGDVGVITQALADRFAHNIAAHPADWHMLQPQWLADLSEKRRADLGAP, from the coding sequence GTGATCTCGCTGCCGGGGCGTCTGAAAGTGCCTGGGGTGAGCCGCTTCCCGCTTGGCGGCGTGGTGACGGACTGGGGATATGCGGCGGGCTGGCTGCTGGTGCGCGCCATGCCGGAATTCGCTGCCCGCAACGTGTTCGACGCCGGGGCGCTGTTTGCGGCCCGCAACGGCGGACCAGAGCAGCTGCGCAAGAATTTGGCCCGGGTCGTCGGCGTGCCCCCGTGCGACGTGCCCGGTACGCTGATGCGTGCCTCGCTGGCCTCCTACGCCCGCTACTGGCGGGAGGTGTTTCGATTGCCGACGATGGACCACCGGGCGCTGGCCCGTCAGCTCCACGACCTGGTCGCCGGGAAGGAGCACCTGGCCGCGGCGCTGGCAGCCGGCCGGGGAGCAATCCTGGCCCTGCCGCACAGCGGGAACTGGGATATGGCCGGAGTGTGGCTGGCGCAAACCCACGGCCGGTTCACCACCGTCGCCGAGCGGCTCAAACCCGAGTCGCTCTACCGGCGTTTCATCGACTACCGCGAGAGCCTCGGCTTCGAGGTGCTGCCGTTGTCCGGTGGTCGGCGCCCGCCATTCGAGTTGCTCTGCGAGCGGCTGGCCGACAACCGGGTGGTCTGTCTGATGGCCGAGCGCGACCTCACCAGAACCGGCGTGCAGGTGGATTTCTTCGGCGAGCCCACCCGCATGCCGGCGGGCCCGGCCAAGCTCGCGCTGGAAACCGGGGCGGCCCTGCTCCCGGTGCACTGCTGGTACGAGAAAGACGGTTGGGGCTTCGAGATCTATCCGGCGCTGGATTGCACAGGCGGGGACGTCGGCGTCATCACCCAGGCGCTGGCCGACCGGTTCGCGCACAACATCGCCGCGCACCCCGCCGACTGGCACATGCTGCAGCCGCAGTGGTTAGCCGACCTGTCCGAGAAGCGTCGGGCCGACTTGGGGGCGCCCTGA